A window of the Streptomyces formicae genome harbors these coding sequences:
- a CDS encoding ABC transporter permease yields MTATVQEAADRPPLAAPVPRGGIVQSVNDSLVVAKRNLIRMTRIPEMIIFGLFQPIMFVVLFTYVFGGSIQVGGSISPQDYREFLMAGIFAQTVTFATAGAGAGIADDMHKGLIDRFRSLPMARGAVLTGRTLADLVQTALTLVVLAVVALILGWRVHENIGKVLLGFLLLLFLGYAFSWIGALIGLSVRTPEAATSGGLIWLFPLTFISNAFVDANNMPDFLRTIAEWNPFSATVQACRELFGNLPPGFQAPDAWPMQHPVLASALWSLLILVVFRTLAVRKYRSAA; encoded by the coding sequence GTGACCGCCACCGTCCAGGAAGCGGCGGACAGGCCGCCCCTCGCGGCACCCGTCCCGCGCGGCGGCATCGTGCAGTCGGTCAACGACTCGCTCGTCGTCGCCAAGCGCAACCTCATCCGCATGACGCGGATCCCGGAGATGATCATCTTCGGGCTTTTCCAGCCGATCATGTTCGTGGTGCTCTTCACGTACGTCTTCGGCGGCTCCATCCAGGTCGGCGGCTCCATCTCGCCCCAGGACTACCGCGAGTTCCTGATGGCGGGCATCTTCGCCCAGACCGTCACCTTCGCCACCGCGGGCGCCGGCGCGGGCATCGCCGACGACATGCACAAGGGCCTCATCGACCGCTTCCGGTCGCTGCCCATGGCGCGCGGCGCGGTCCTCACCGGACGCACGCTCGCCGACCTCGTGCAGACGGCGCTCACGCTCGTCGTGCTCGCGGTCGTCGCGCTGATCCTCGGCTGGCGGGTCCACGAGAACATCGGCAAGGTGCTGCTCGGCTTCCTGCTGCTGCTCTTCCTCGGGTACGCGTTCTCCTGGATCGGCGCGCTGATCGGCCTCTCGGTCCGTACGCCCGAGGCCGCCACCTCCGGCGGACTGATCTGGCTGTTCCCGCTGACGTTCATCTCGAACGCCTTCGTGGACGCCAACAACATGCCGGACTTCCTGCGGACCATCGCCGAGTGGAACCCGTTCAGCGCGACCGTGCAGGCGTGCCGGGAGCTGTTCGGCAATCTGCCGCCCGGCTTCCAGGCGCCCGACGCCTGGCCCATGCAGCACCCGGTCCTGGCCTCGGCGCTCTGGTCGCTGCTGATCCTGGTGGTCTTCCGCACACTGGCCGTGCGCAAGTACCGCTCGGCCGCCTGA
- a CDS encoding ATP-binding protein, translating to MRDSHRAEAERLLVRAVEEEVRRAGGRGDAAALLARGRAALEEMAGAAGEEYAAFLRAVEEGEAGRLSLGERFRGQGASTAVVVTAVAAAAAIGADMALGTATGTALGAGAVVAVAGAAATVAKVTAAHWPAAHRRAGALGQPGGPEQLRLQWLTALEVRGIRPFLDQQRMLAASTTARPVKKAATGPVLRGADRSQAARRRSVLEQSFAHLPSPQGPFAGRREAMTRIAQWVHAARASTETKPTVVVLHGAPGAGRTTLALRAAHELKDQFRGACIVDLRGGSAGEPPLPTRDALLHLLNRLGAPREQLLFRERASAEQQVRRLSELYHQHLTGLPVTVVLDDASDAGQVRTLIPERSDSLVLVTARRPLELPEDVPAWVHQLPVEALDAAGAEELLAAAAAEPQEGPGPYDSQSTDSVRELCGGLPLALRIAGSSLGARTAQELAADLSAYGPVAPVERALWLRYTDQSEQARRLLRRLALAGRASLGAAAAAALLATDEGEGQRLLAALARAGLLDHVRGERYRLHDAVRAFAQARLADEEQPVDRTAAQERLITSYAELADSVIRLVDGKTSTRADQFGGHGFSSLEAALRWLDDESSFITAALRHAEGVNQQAVLNLLGALCDYCLLRGDLYRLGEINELTQAVDQGLLVRSVQWRTGIAARQLGELDKARTTLTSVVDLYREAQHDAGAARALCSLGITLHHQGNLAEAAVKLREAIELQSSDALAADRAWTLHALAAVERDRANLAEALTLLSTALTLHRGGESLHGEAWTHFQLGQVCLRMGDVPRAESELREALDQYGRTRDDRGEAWALTQLARARLVDGDPSPAVDQLRQALSRHRDNEDARGEAWTRYYLGQALEERGDRDEAVRELERARTMFSRMRDVYGLACARHHSGRATRDQRADRTGNLRNSGFARQLLVDARADFHRIGVAHGEAWTCVELAVIDAGNSRPAQALALCEEAAELFASYHDRRGADWARFLRCTLLPYASAGGIEIGTVVAQEELAALREEYHATRDAGLEDCMEAFALVLERGVRLEDGWQAWTLGMVPNRHAREVMGVPVEPARG from the coding sequence ATGCGGGACAGCCATCGGGCGGAAGCCGAGCGGCTGTTGGTACGCGCCGTCGAGGAGGAAGTGCGGCGGGCCGGCGGGCGCGGTGACGCGGCGGCGTTGCTCGCGCGCGGGCGGGCGGCGCTGGAGGAGATGGCCGGGGCGGCCGGTGAGGAGTACGCGGCCTTTCTGCGCGCGGTGGAGGAGGGCGAGGCCGGACGGCTGTCGCTCGGGGAGCGCTTCAGAGGGCAGGGGGCGTCGACTGCCGTGGTGGTGACGGCGGTTGCCGCGGCGGCGGCGATCGGCGCGGACATGGCGCTGGGCACGGCGACGGGGACGGCGCTCGGGGCCGGGGCGGTCGTCGCCGTGGCCGGGGCTGCGGCGACGGTGGCCAAGGTGACGGCGGCGCACTGGCCGGCCGCGCACCGCAGGGCCGGGGCGCTGGGGCAGCCCGGCGGGCCGGAGCAGCTGCGGCTCCAGTGGCTGACGGCGCTGGAGGTGCGGGGCATCCGGCCCTTCCTGGACCAGCAGCGGATGCTGGCGGCGTCCACGACGGCACGGCCCGTGAAGAAGGCCGCGACGGGTCCGGTGCTGCGGGGCGCGGACCGGAGCCAGGCGGCGCGCAGGCGCAGTGTGCTGGAGCAGTCGTTCGCCCATCTGCCCTCGCCGCAGGGGCCGTTCGCCGGGCGGCGGGAGGCAATGACGCGGATCGCGCAGTGGGTGCACGCGGCGCGGGCGTCGACGGAGACGAAGCCGACGGTGGTCGTGCTGCACGGTGCCCCGGGTGCGGGGCGCACGACACTGGCGTTACGGGCCGCGCACGAACTGAAGGACCAGTTCCGGGGCGCGTGCATCGTCGATCTGCGCGGGGGTTCGGCGGGCGAGCCGCCGCTGCCGACGCGGGACGCGCTGCTGCATCTGCTGAACCGGCTGGGCGCCCCGCGCGAGCAGCTGCTCTTCCGCGAGCGTGCGTCGGCGGAGCAGCAGGTGCGGCGTCTCAGCGAGCTGTACCACCAGCATCTGACCGGGCTGCCGGTCACTGTCGTCCTGGACGACGCGAGCGATGCCGGGCAGGTGCGGACGCTGATCCCGGAGCGTTCGGACAGTCTGGTCCTGGTCACGGCGCGCCGCCCGCTGGAGCTGCCGGAGGACGTTCCGGCGTGGGTGCACCAGCTGCCGGTGGAGGCGCTGGACGCGGCGGGCGCGGAGGAGCTGCTGGCGGCCGCGGCGGCCGAGCCGCAGGAGGGCCCGGGCCCGTACGACTCGCAGTCGACGGATTCCGTGCGGGAGTTGTGCGGCGGGCTGCCGCTGGCGCTGCGGATCGCAGGCTCGTCGCTGGGGGCGCGCACGGCGCAGGAGCTGGCCGCGGACCTGTCCGCGTACGGTCCAGTGGCGCCGGTCGAGCGGGCGCTGTGGCTGCGCTACACCGACCAGTCCGAGCAGGCGCGCCGGCTGCTGCGCCGGCTGGCGCTCGCGGGGCGGGCCTCGCTCGGGGCGGCAGCGGCGGCGGCGCTGCTGGCGACGGACGAAGGGGAGGGGCAGCGGCTGCTGGCCGCGCTGGCCCGGGCGGGGCTCCTGGACCATGTGCGCGGGGAGCGCTACCGGCTGCACGACGCCGTACGGGCGTTCGCGCAGGCGCGGTTGGCCGACGAGGAGCAGCCGGTTGACCGCACCGCCGCGCAGGAGCGGCTGATCACGTCGTACGCGGAGCTCGCCGACTCCGTCATCCGGCTGGTCGACGGCAAGACCTCGACGCGGGCGGACCAGTTCGGGGGCCATGGCTTCTCCTCGCTGGAGGCGGCACTGCGCTGGCTGGACGACGAGTCGAGCTTCATCACGGCGGCGCTGCGGCATGCGGAGGGCGTGAACCAGCAGGCCGTGCTCAATCTGCTGGGCGCCCTGTGCGACTACTGCCTGCTGCGCGGCGACCTCTATCGCCTCGGCGAGATCAACGAGCTGACGCAGGCGGTCGACCAGGGCCTGCTGGTCCGCTCGGTCCAGTGGCGCACGGGCATCGCGGCACGCCAGCTCGGGGAGCTCGACAAGGCCCGTACGACCCTGACGTCGGTCGTGGACCTGTACCGCGAGGCGCAGCACGACGCGGGTGCCGCCCGCGCCTTGTGCTCGCTCGGCATCACCCTGCACCACCAGGGCAATCTCGCCGAGGCGGCGGTGAAGCTGCGTGAGGCGATCGAGCTCCAGTCGTCCGACGCGCTCGCCGCGGACCGCGCCTGGACGCTGCACGCGCTGGCGGCGGTCGAGCGGGACCGGGCGAACCTCGCCGAGGCGCTGACGCTGCTGTCCACCGCGCTGACCCTGCACCGCGGCGGCGAGTCGCTGCACGGCGAGGCGTGGACCCATTTCCAGCTGGGCCAGGTGTGTCTGCGGATGGGCGATGTGCCGCGCGCCGAGTCGGAGCTGCGTGAAGCCCTCGACCAGTACGGGCGCACGCGCGACGACCGCGGCGAGGCGTGGGCGCTGACGCAGCTCGCCCGCGCCCGGCTGGTCGACGGCGATCCGTCCCCGGCCGTCGACCAGCTGCGCCAGGCGCTGTCGCGGCACCGCGACAACGAGGACGCGCGCGGCGAGGCGTGGACCCGCTACTACCTGGGTCAGGCGCTGGAGGAGCGCGGCGACCGCGACGAGGCGGTGCGGGAGCTGGAGCGGGCCCGCACCATGTTCTCCCGGATGCGCGACGTGTACGGCCTGGCGTGCGCCCGGCACCACTCCGGCCGCGCCACCCGCGACCAGCGTGCCGACCGCACCGGCAACCTGCGCAACTCCGGCTTCGCCCGACAGCTCCTCGTCGACGCCCGGGCCGACTTCCACCGGATCGGCGTGGCCCACGGCGAGGCGTGGACCTGTGTGGAGCTCGCCGTCATCGATGCCGGCAACAGCCGTCCCGCCCAGGCGCTCGCGCTCTGCGAGGAGGCCGCGGAGCTCTTCGCCTCGTACCACGACCGCCGCGGGGCCGACTGGGCCCGCTTCCTGCGCTGCACCCTGCTGCCGTACGCCTCCGCGGGCGGCATCGAGATCGGCACGGTCGTCGCGCAGGAGGAACTCGCCGCGCTCCGCGAGGAGTACCACGCGACGCGCGACGCCGGGCTGGAGGACTGCATGGAGGCGTTCGCCCTGGTCCTGGAGCGCGGTGTACGGCTGGAGGACGGCTGGCAGGCGTGGACGCTGGGCATGGTGCCGAACCGCCACGCCCGCGAGGTGATGGGGGTCCCGGTCGAGCCGGCGCGGGGCTGA
- a CDS encoding MarR family winged helix-turn-helix transcriptional regulator encodes MPTTQDMTTDLDPGLLDALQHQVAVFARRAEQTRLGGVGQVRNSMDRAAYLLLNRLDQEGPMGVKALAAGMGIDSSTVTRQVAPLVDTGLVKRTSHPEDGRAVVLQLSPRGQARLEEVRSSRRELMRQVTDGWTEEERESFCTLLTRFNSALSARQAGLPAAEQEAAASGS; translated from the coding sequence ATGCCCACAACTCAGGACATGACGACTGATCTCGACCCCGGTCTCCTCGATGCCCTCCAGCACCAGGTGGCCGTCTTCGCACGCCGAGCCGAGCAGACCCGGCTCGGCGGGGTCGGCCAGGTCCGCAATTCGATGGACCGCGCCGCGTATCTGCTGCTCAACAGGCTGGACCAGGAAGGCCCGATGGGCGTCAAGGCGCTCGCAGCCGGGATGGGCATCGACTCGTCGACCGTCACCCGGCAGGTCGCGCCGCTCGTCGACACCGGGCTGGTCAAGCGCACCTCCCATCCGGAGGACGGCCGCGCGGTCGTGCTCCAGCTGTCGCCTCGTGGCCAGGCCCGCCTGGAGGAGGTCCGCTCCTCGCGGCGCGAGCTGATGAGGCAGGTGACGGACGGCTGGACGGAAGAAGAGCGTGAGTCGTTCTGCACCCTGCTCACCCGCTTCAACTCGGCGCTCTCGGCGCGCCAGGCCGGGCTGCCGGCGGCCGAGCAGGAGGCGGCGGCCTCGGGGTCCTGA
- a CDS encoding ATP-binding cassette domain-containing protein — protein sequence MPGAIYAEGLVKTFGDVRALDGVDLDVPEGTVLGLLGPNGAGKTTAVRVLTTLLQPDSGKAVVAGVDVLKHPNEVRRSIGLSGQFAAVDEYLTGRENLQMVGRLYQMSAKAAKIRAGELLERFNLAEAADRPAKTYSGGMRRRLDLAAALVVSPPVMFMDEPTTGLDPRNRQALWEVIKELVSGGTTLLLTTQYLEEADHLADDICVIDHGKVIARGTSDELKARTGGERVEVVVHRPDEIAPAREVLTGFGKGEITIEDHTRRLTVPVTGGAKLLAEVIRELDTRGIEIDDIGLRRPTLDDVFISLTGHHAEEAAEGNGEVSDRKGAKARKEAVK from the coding sequence ATGCCAGGCGCCATCTACGCCGAAGGTCTGGTGAAGACCTTCGGCGACGTCAGGGCACTGGACGGCGTTGATCTCGATGTCCCCGAGGGCACCGTCCTCGGACTGCTCGGCCCGAACGGCGCCGGCAAGACCACCGCCGTGCGCGTACTGACCACCCTTCTCCAGCCCGACAGCGGCAAGGCAGTCGTCGCGGGCGTCGACGTCCTCAAGCACCCCAATGAAGTCCGCCGGTCCATAGGGCTCTCGGGCCAGTTCGCCGCGGTCGACGAGTACCTGACCGGCCGCGAGAACCTCCAGATGGTCGGCCGGCTCTACCAGATGAGCGCCAAGGCGGCGAAGATCCGGGCGGGCGAGCTGCTGGAGCGGTTCAACCTCGCCGAGGCCGCGGACCGCCCCGCCAAGACCTACTCCGGCGGTATGCGCCGCCGCCTCGACCTGGCCGCGGCCCTGGTCGTCTCGCCGCCCGTGATGTTCATGGACGAGCCGACGACCGGACTCGACCCCCGCAACCGCCAGGCGCTGTGGGAGGTCATCAAGGAGCTCGTCAGCGGCGGTACGACGCTGCTGCTCACCACCCAGTACCTGGAAGAGGCCGACCACCTCGCCGACGACATCTGCGTCATCGACCACGGCAAGGTCATCGCCCGCGGTACGTCGGACGAGCTCAAGGCCCGCACCGGCGGCGAGCGCGTCGAGGTCGTCGTCCACCGCCCCGACGAGATCGCCCCGGCCCGCGAGGTGCTCACCGGCTTCGGCAAGGGCGAGATCACCATCGAGGACCACACCCGCCGGCTGACCGTCCCGGTCACCGGCGGCGCCAAGCTGCTCGCCGAGGTCATCCGCGAGCTCGACACCCGCGGGATCGAGATCGACGACATCGGTCTGCGCCGTCCCACCCTCGACGACGTCTTCATCTCGCTGACCGGCCACCACGCCGAAGAGGCGGCGGAAGGCAACGGCGAGGTCAGCGATCGCAAGGGCGCGAAGGCCCGTAAGGAGGCCGTGAAGTGA
- a CDS encoding ALF repeat-containing protein, with protein MRTTNHVTTVTRSVATLKTLSDEELHDFVTEGYKEPLSEDRRVAVLTVMHQGERGVREAGQDALDDGSPEALQKFLESGQFEAREEDERVVVFTMMSGAGPQLKQAAKRALDGEATDVSWFLKTGQHIARSRDQETLTVAQLAKMADEAGKQAKAETDAAKDASAKAKEAARLAKAAALKAAEETAAAKGDAAKATRAATRAAQAADGAAQAARTAIAASATAVSAAREAAEGASVAASAAAAAGRAAATANQAATSAAANAGEAATARKAAEAARKAAADAREAGKAAAAAADAGDEARRSSGAAAAAGRDAATAATAAADAAQQSGVSAVQARRARQAAARADAAAKTATDAAGRADRLARDSAAAAREAQKAANRSADHAEKAAAYAEESAEQAGQAQDFANQTTTHANAAIEAADNALDAVIQAQDVVKLARESEEEQLKANAALARQEAQTLKDQDVHARAKAGQAQTQQAQLDEETKTLLAQAVAEKDQTKRTDLGRKAALNLLSGNGIWTSQAAAEALSGSSTDVAVWLDGERVKAAQLDDREKVLTLARTGGAALAEAAQHTLEAKAPARVEQFLTVGALEVQAEDFRVQILKLMNGAGKAVKAAGGKALDVDTPQALQTFLLTDYPEAQAEDDRVAILSNLSKNPGAFYQATAQAALDGPAWMTNAFATRVGYKANLLDQDTAAHVQAVQALISRAAKTASEAHKNAAEASKVAADARGAATEAGQWAAAAKKSATQADTHAKNALDQANQAHASAERARESAQQANTAAATARKASRQANYSANQATASARQAANAAASAQDAANRARQSALDAGKDADAANKAAREAHAIAAEKEQQQQEAEAKKAAETAKENAQQGKNPADTPASNELDDANDGRNEDLESWIKWSNRVSAVAGGLAVIASFTPFGPVATPVLGAISWAASGLGARLTAERYGWTSGEFVASVSGLALAGTLAGVGALAKSQVGGAAGDVVDGVNNIISPITSLFG; from the coding sequence TTGCGCACCACGAACCACGTCACCACCGTCACTCGATCAGTGGCCACGCTGAAAACGCTCAGTGACGAGGAGCTGCACGACTTTGTCACCGAAGGCTACAAAGAGCCTTTGTCGGAGGACCGCCGGGTCGCGGTGCTCACCGTGATGCACCAGGGTGAGCGCGGGGTCCGTGAGGCGGGTCAGGACGCCTTGGACGACGGCTCTCCCGAAGCGCTGCAGAAGTTCCTGGAGTCGGGGCAGTTTGAAGCCCGCGAGGAGGACGAGCGCGTTGTCGTCTTCACGATGATGAGCGGGGCCGGCCCACAGCTGAAGCAGGCGGCCAAGCGGGCGCTGGACGGCGAAGCAACCGACGTGTCGTGGTTCTTGAAGACGGGCCAGCACATCGCCCGTTCCCGGGACCAGGAGACGCTCACCGTCGCGCAGCTGGCCAAGATGGCCGACGAAGCCGGCAAGCAGGCCAAGGCCGAGACGGATGCGGCCAAGGACGCCTCGGCCAAGGCCAAGGAAGCAGCCCGGCTGGCCAAGGCGGCGGCTCTGAAAGCCGCGGAGGAGACCGCGGCGGCCAAGGGCGACGCCGCCAAGGCGACCCGGGCCGCCACCCGGGCGGCACAAGCCGCTGACGGTGCCGCGCAGGCCGCGCGCACGGCCATCGCCGCCTCCGCCACCGCCGTCTCCGCAGCCCGTGAGGCCGCTGAGGGGGCTTCGGTGGCTGCCTCCGCCGCCGCGGCGGCGGGCCGGGCCGCGGCAACGGCCAACCAGGCAGCAACATCAGCAGCCGCAAACGCCGGCGAGGCCGCCACCGCGCGCAAGGCCGCTGAAGCCGCTCGCAAGGCTGCTGCCGATGCCCGAGAGGCAGGCAAGGCCGCCGCGGCGGCAGCCGACGCCGGTGACGAGGCCCGCCGCTCCTCAGGCGCGGCCGCCGCCGCAGGCCGTGACGCCGCCACCGCGGCCACTGCGGCCGCGGACGCGGCTCAGCAGTCCGGCGTGTCCGCGGTACAGGCCCGCAGGGCCCGGCAAGCAGCCGCACGGGCCGACGCCGCGGCCAAGACCGCAACCGACGCCGCGGGCCGGGCCGACCGCCTTGCCCGGGACTCCGCCGCCGCCGCGCGGGAGGCCCAGAAGGCCGCGAACCGATCCGCCGACCATGCGGAGAAGGCGGCCGCGTACGCGGAAGAGTCCGCCGAACAAGCCGGTCAGGCCCAGGACTTCGCCAACCAGACCACCACACACGCGAACGCGGCCATCGAAGCGGCCGACAACGCCCTCGACGCCGTCATCCAAGCCCAGGACGTCGTCAAGCTGGCACGTGAAAGCGAGGAAGAGCAGCTCAAGGCCAACGCCGCGCTCGCCCGCCAGGAAGCCCAGACCCTCAAGGACCAGGACGTGCACGCACGGGCGAAGGCCGGGCAGGCCCAGACCCAGCAGGCCCAGCTGGACGAGGAGACCAAGACTCTCCTGGCCCAGGCAGTGGCGGAGAAGGATCAGACCAAGCGCACTGATCTGGGACGCAAGGCAGCCCTCAACCTGCTGTCCGGAAACGGAATCTGGACCAGCCAGGCCGCCGCCGAGGCCCTCTCCGGCAGCAGCACCGACGTCGCCGTCTGGCTTGATGGCGAACGTGTCAAGGCCGCCCAGCTCGACGACCGTGAGAAGGTTCTCACCCTCGCCCGGACCGGCGGCGCTGCTCTGGCCGAAGCGGCCCAGCACACTCTGGAAGCCAAGGCTCCTGCCCGTGTCGAGCAGTTCCTGACCGTCGGAGCCCTGGAGGTCCAGGCCGAGGACTTCCGCGTCCAGATACTCAAACTCATGAACGGCGCCGGAAAGGCCGTCAAGGCCGCCGGCGGCAAAGCGCTCGACGTCGACACGCCCCAGGCCCTGCAGACGTTCCTCCTGACTGACTATCCCGAAGCCCAGGCTGAGGATGACCGGGTCGCCATCCTGTCCAACCTGAGCAAGAACCCCGGCGCCTTCTATCAGGCCACCGCCCAGGCAGCCCTGGACGGCCCGGCGTGGATGACCAACGCCTTCGCCACCCGCGTCGGCTACAAGGCCAACCTCCTCGACCAGGACACCGCCGCCCATGTGCAGGCCGTCCAGGCCCTCATCTCGCGGGCCGCCAAAACCGCCAGCGAAGCCCACAAGAACGCGGCCGAGGCCAGCAAGGTCGCCGCCGACGCCCGCGGCGCCGCTACCGAAGCCGGCCAGTGGGCCGCCGCTGCCAAGAAGTCCGCCACCCAGGCCGACACGCACGCCAAGAACGCCCTCGATCAAGCCAACCAGGCCCACGCTTCAGCCGAGCGCGCCCGTGAGTCCGCCCAGCAGGCCAACACCGCGGCCGCCACGGCACGCAAGGCCAGCCGCCAGGCCAACTACTCGGCCAACCAGGCCACCGCATCCGCTCGGCAGGCCGCCAACGCTGCCGCCAGCGCCCAGGACGCTGCCAACCGAGCCCGCCAGAGCGCCCTCGATGCCGGTAAGGACGCCGACGCCGCCAACAAGGCCGCTCGTGAAGCCCACGCCATTGCCGCTGAAAAGGAGCAGCAACAGCAAGAAGCGGAAGCCAAGAAGGCAGCGGAAACAGCCAAGGAGAACGCCCAGCAGGGCAAGAACCCTGCGGACACTCCCGCAAGCAATGAGCTCGACGACGCGAACGACGGGCGGAACGAGGATCTGGAAAGCTGGATCAAGTGGTCCAACCGCGTCAGCGCCGTAGCAGGCGGACTAGCTGTGATCGCTTCGTTCACTCCGTTCGGACCAGTGGCTACCCCGGTTCTCGGAGCCATCTCCTGGGCAGCTTCCGGGCTCGGGGCGCGTCTCACTGCCGAAAGGTACGGTTGGACCAGCGGAGAGTTCGTCGCGTCGGTCTCAGGTCTTGCGTTGGCCGGCACTCTCGCTGGTGTAGGAGCCCTGGCCAAATCACAAGTAGGCGGTGCCGCCGGGGACGTAGTCGACGGCGTCAACAACATAATTTCCCCGATCACTTCACTATTTGGCTGA
- a CDS encoding sigma factor-like helix-turn-helix DNA-binding protein, whose amino-acid sequence MRQRRQSPVRSRRAHDFEAFVAGAAGRLLHAATLLTGEPPRRNPQAQQLLVAALAHTYAQWDRLRDEDPYDATRAELATRFARTAWRHHRTSGGLLSRLTPQERLILVLRLYEGVAEEQTAALLGLPVERVRAICARAVAALRDPAPSGTGTGTGARPRYRAAGAS is encoded by the coding sequence GTGAGACAGCGGCGGCAGTCCCCGGTCCGCAGCCGCCGCGCCCATGACTTCGAGGCGTTCGTCGCGGGCGCGGCCGGCCGGCTGCTGCATGCCGCGACGCTGCTGACCGGCGAGCCGCCCCGCCGCAACCCGCAGGCGCAGCAGCTGCTCGTCGCCGCGCTCGCGCACACGTACGCGCAGTGGGACCGGCTGCGCGACGAGGACCCGTACGACGCCACCCGCGCCGAACTCGCCACCCGCTTCGCCCGCACGGCCTGGCGCCACCACCGGACCTCCGGCGGGCTGCTGTCCCGGCTCACCCCGCAGGAACGGCTGATCCTCGTCCTCCGCCTGTACGAAGGCGTCGCCGAGGAGCAGACCGCGGCGCTGCTGGGCCTCCCGGTCGAGCGGGTACGGGCCATCTGCGCCCGCGCCGTCGCGGCGCTGCGGGACCCGGCTCCGTCCGGCACCGGCACCGGCACCGGCGCGCGGCCCCGGTACCGGGCGGCAGGTGCGTCATGA
- the ilvA gene encoding threonine ammonia-lyase has translation MSFRTTGPFHPLILDDVRGAQKMLAGVARLTPMEGSRYLSRLVGAPVHLKCENLQRTGSFKLRGAYVRISGLRPEERAAGVVAASAGNHAQGVALASSLLGVRSTVFMPVGAPLPKVAATRDYGAEVRLHGQVVDETLAAAEEYARDTGAVFIHPFDHPDIIAGQGTVGLEILEQCPEVRTVVVGIGGGGLAAGIAVAVKALRPDVKVIGVQAEGAAAYPPSLRAGRPVSIDAPATMADGIKVGRPGDVPYAIIEELVDEVRTVSEDALSSALLLCLERAKLVVEPAGASPVAALMTAPEAFQGPVVAVLSGGNVDPLLMQRILRHGMAAGGRYLSLRLRLADRPGALATLLGVLSEADANVLDVGHVRTDPRLGLTEVEVELHLETKGPEHCTEVEQALLDAGYRVIR, from the coding sequence ATGAGCTTCCGTACGACTGGCCCCTTTCACCCGCTGATCCTCGACGATGTGCGGGGGGCCCAGAAGATGCTCGCGGGTGTGGCCCGGCTGACCCCGATGGAGGGCAGCCGCTATCTGTCGCGGCTGGTGGGCGCGCCGGTCCACCTCAAGTGCGAGAACCTCCAGCGGACCGGTTCGTTCAAGCTGCGCGGCGCGTACGTACGGATCTCCGGGCTGCGGCCCGAGGAGCGTGCCGCGGGCGTCGTCGCCGCCTCGGCCGGGAACCACGCGCAGGGCGTCGCCCTCGCCTCCTCGCTGCTGGGTGTGCGCTCGACCGTCTTCATGCCGGTCGGCGCCCCGCTCCCGAAGGTCGCCGCGACCCGCGACTACGGCGCGGAGGTGCGGCTGCACGGACAGGTCGTGGACGAGACGCTGGCCGCGGCGGAGGAGTACGCGCGCGACACCGGGGCGGTGTTCATCCACCCCTTCGACCACCCGGACATCATCGCCGGGCAGGGCACGGTCGGTCTGGAGATCCTCGAGCAGTGCCCGGAGGTGCGGACGGTCGTCGTCGGCATCGGCGGCGGCGGGCTCGCGGCCGGTATCGCGGTCGCGGTGAAGGCGCTGCGCCCCGATGTAAAGGTCATCGGCGTCCAGGCGGAGGGCGCGGCGGCGTATCCGCCCTCGCTGCGGGCGGGCCGGCCGGTGTCGATCGACGCACCGGCGACGATGGCGGACGGCATCAAGGTGGGCCGACCCGGCGACGTCCCGTACGCGATCATCGAGGAGCTGGTCGACGAGGTGCGTACGGTCTCGGAGGACGCGCTCTCCTCGGCGCTGCTGCTCTGTCTGGAGCGGGCGAAGCTGGTGGTCGAGCCGGCCGGGGCGAGCCCGGTGGCGGCGCTGATGACCGCCCCGGAGGCGTTCCAGGGTCCGGTGGTCGCGGTGCTGTCCGGTGGCAACGTCGACCCGCTGCTGATGCAGCGGATCCTGCGGCACGGCATGGCGGCCGGTGGCCGCTACCTGTCGCTGCGGCTGCGGCTCGCGGACCGGCCGGGGGCGCTGGCGACGCTGCTCGGCGTGCTGTCGGAGGCGGACGCGAACGTCCTGGACGTGGGGCATGTCCGTACCGACCCGCGGCTTGGTCTCACGGAGGTCGAGGTGGAGCTCCATCTGGAGACGAAGGGCCCGGAGCACTGCACGGAGGTCGAGCAGGCGCTGCTGGACGCCGGGTATCGCGTCATCCGCTGA
- a CDS encoding DUF1059 domain-containing protein has translation MTRKVADCRKFPSETNCSLTISGEEDEVLRAASEHAVSVHGHEDSAELREQLRGMLEDEKATA, from the coding sequence ATGACCAGAAAAGTCGCCGACTGCCGCAAGTTCCCCAGTGAGACGAACTGCTCGCTGACCATCTCGGGTGAGGAAGACGAAGTCCTGCGGGCCGCGAGCGAGCACGCGGTGTCCGTGCACGGCCACGAGGACAGTGCGGAACTGCGGGAGCAGCTCCGCGGCATGCTCGAGGACGAAAAGGCCACCGCCTGA